One Mycolicibacterium aubagnense genomic region harbors:
- a CDS encoding PPE domain-containing protein, giving the protein MYWGIDPATNAFRLMAGAGPAAHAAQLAAYETAAITHTEQGAQSAATAGATAPSFQGLGGIASVAQAVENAAWMQAAAAHAQTGAGLIAMGQAHYINAVTNTIPAPVVVANRVREATLEATNFMGFNTPAIAQTNAEYTFFWGKNATAMMGYLAGVSSLMGPLSVPLVPLGEGANPAAIGGAVASAAREAAEVGMQAMSAGLSQAAAGVSEAASTGAGLAGEGAQIAQAAAQAPASSGTPSQAGTAPTPAQGGPASAPGTTGQPGSSDAMQSVQSLLPQLAQAPQMLSSAGGSPLSSAGELPQMLGGQMGGLMGPLSSLTSGMNGGPGGAGGFGAAPPLSAASAPWQGLGAANGGFAGGGSAVSAALTKPSAGSVGLGGPVGLPAGWWSSDPASEQSSKAAGATRGAAGPGGVPGMMGPMGAAGANRRDQRGAVAMGEEDKAIETGGNSYAMPVYTADGDVVYTGGGG; this is encoded by the coding sequence ATGTACTGGGGGATCGACCCGGCCACGAACGCCTTCCGGCTGATGGCGGGTGCCGGACCGGCAGCTCACGCGGCGCAGCTGGCGGCGTACGAAACCGCCGCCATCACACACACCGAGCAGGGCGCCCAGAGTGCAGCGACCGCCGGAGCGACAGCACCGTCATTCCAGGGTCTCGGCGGCATCGCCAGCGTCGCGCAAGCCGTGGAGAACGCGGCGTGGATGCAGGCCGCCGCCGCCCACGCCCAGACCGGGGCCGGCTTGATCGCGATGGGACAGGCGCACTACATCAACGCGGTGACCAACACCATCCCGGCACCGGTCGTGGTAGCCAACCGGGTACGTGAAGCAACCCTGGAAGCCACCAATTTCATGGGCTTCAACACCCCCGCCATCGCCCAAACGAACGCCGAATACACGTTTTTCTGGGGTAAGAACGCCACCGCGATGATGGGGTACCTGGCCGGGGTGAGCAGCCTGATGGGGCCGCTATCGGTTCCGCTGGTCCCGCTGGGCGAGGGGGCCAATCCTGCCGCCATCGGCGGGGCGGTTGCCAGCGCGGCCAGGGAAGCCGCCGAAGTCGGCATGCAGGCCATGAGCGCCGGACTCTCACAAGCCGCCGCGGGCGTCAGCGAAGCGGCATCGACCGGGGCGGGACTGGCCGGCGAAGGCGCCCAAATCGCTCAAGCAGCGGCGCAAGCACCCGCCTCGTCGGGTACACCCAGTCAGGCGGGCACCGCACCGACACCGGCGCAGGGCGGGCCCGCGAGCGCGCCGGGTACCACCGGGCAGCCCGGCAGCAGCGATGCCATGCAGTCGGTGCAGTCGCTGCTCCCGCAGCTGGCACAGGCCCCGCAGATGCTGTCGAGCGCCGGCGGGTCGCCGCTGTCCTCGGCCGGGGAACTTCCGCAGATGCTCGGCGGCCAGATGGGCGGCTTGATGGGCCCGCTGTCGTCGCTGACCAGCGGCATGAACGGCGGGCCTGGCGGAGCCGGAGGTTTCGGCGCAGCGCCGCCGCTAAGTGCCGCCAGCGCCCCCTGGCAGGGACTCGGTGCCGCCAACGGCGGGTTTGCCGGTGGCGGGTCGGCGGTTTCGGCCGCTCTGACCAAACCGTCGGCTGGCTCGGTGGGCCTGGGTGGCCCGGTGGGTTTGCCTGCCGGATGGTGGAGCAGCGACCCGGCCTCTGAACAGTCGTCCAAGGCCGCTGGGGCCACGCGCGGGGCCGCCGGACCTGGCGGTGTTCCCGGGATGATGGGGCCGATGGGGGCTGCTGGTGCGAACCGGCGCGATCAGCGCGGCGCTGTCGCGATGGGTGAGGAAGACAAGGCGATTGAGACTGGCGGCAATTCCTACGCCATGCCGGTCTACACCGCAGATGGGGACGTCGTTTACACCGGGGGCGGGGGATAG
- a CDS encoding MinD/ParA family ATP-binding protein, with translation MSTPNDRDFFSTLGQPGGGVNQPVDGDAVDAGEPKHQATNGIHHDAPAPDTDTGHVNGLQQARPPHFGAMSSSGPAGLNPPTGPQPQLPQPPQRPYDTGGFPSYDPRQGPPQRPAGESTGSFPAARPTGLNPAAASPVPPRPTFDPEGTQIMDRATHAKMIQDVQAFQAGAAAAGREVITPASFNESAAPQRSWQNAAPGQWPGNPPPMHPVQQQPARRSQTDEPVGHEGLAERLRAGDLVTPAKAPATRGWRYWLYRTSFKTINVGASPDELYERELIAQVGANLRGTYTVAVLGGKGGSGKTSITTTLASMIRSHRSDPVVAIDADPAEGANLADRIDPRAASVRAILGDRNLNRYTDMRSLTGQNSAGLDVVASPQHNGASTTAITPEEFSDAHARLSTFYNILLVDSGQQLGHAVMPAVLKSANAIVVVASADTGGSAGADTNLKWLVAKEYHELLSRMVVVINHHRPAASRRDRKATAQLVQATGDHFRRRIGEKRVFVLPFDEHLATSAVVNLDDLNKTTRRRLLEIGAALSQGFSTTSDTK, from the coding sequence ATGAGCACACCGAATGATCGCGACTTTTTTTCCACTTTGGGCCAGCCCGGCGGGGGCGTGAACCAGCCCGTTGACGGCGATGCTGTTGACGCGGGGGAGCCAAAGCATCAGGCCACCAACGGTATTCACCATGACGCACCCGCACCCGATACGGATACCGGTCACGTCAACGGACTCCAGCAGGCGCGTCCGCCGCACTTCGGCGCGATGTCGTCGAGCGGGCCGGCCGGACTGAACCCGCCCACCGGGCCGCAGCCACAGCTGCCCCAGCCGCCTCAGCGGCCCTACGATACCGGCGGATTCCCCTCATACGACCCGCGTCAAGGCCCACCGCAGCGGCCTGCAGGAGAATCCACGGGAAGCTTCCCGGCCGCACGGCCAACAGGCCTGAACCCTGCCGCCGCGAGCCCGGTTCCGCCGCGCCCCACCTTCGACCCCGAAGGCACCCAGATCATGGACCGGGCCACGCACGCCAAGATGATCCAGGACGTGCAGGCCTTTCAGGCAGGCGCCGCAGCCGCCGGGCGTGAGGTGATCACCCCCGCATCGTTCAACGAAAGTGCTGCGCCGCAACGTAGTTGGCAGAACGCAGCACCGGGCCAGTGGCCGGGCAATCCGCCCCCGATGCACCCGGTGCAGCAGCAGCCCGCGCGCCGATCCCAAACCGACGAGCCGGTGGGGCACGAGGGCCTGGCCGAACGTTTGCGCGCCGGTGACCTGGTGACCCCGGCGAAGGCTCCGGCGACCCGGGGATGGCGGTATTGGCTGTACCGGACGTCGTTCAAGACCATCAATGTCGGTGCCTCGCCGGACGAGCTCTACGAGCGTGAACTGATCGCGCAGGTCGGAGCGAACCTTCGTGGCACCTATACCGTCGCTGTTCTCGGTGGCAAAGGCGGCTCCGGAAAGACCAGCATCACAACGACATTGGCGTCAATGATCCGCAGCCACCGCAGCGACCCCGTGGTGGCGATCGACGCGGACCCGGCCGAGGGCGCCAATCTGGCCGATCGCATCGACCCGAGGGCAGCTTCGGTGCGCGCCATCCTGGGCGACCGAAACCTCAACCGTTACACCGACATGCGCTCGCTGACCGGACAGAACAGCGCCGGGCTCGATGTGGTTGCCTCCCCACAGCACAACGGCGCATCCACCACGGCCATCACCCCTGAGGAATTCAGCGACGCCCACGCCCGGCTGTCAACCTTCTACAACATTCTGCTGGTGGACTCCGGCCAGCAGTTGGGGCACGCCGTGATGCCGGCAGTGTTGAAGTCAGCCAACGCGATCGTGGTGGTCGCCTCTGCCGATACCGGCGGTTCAGCCGGGGCGGACACCAACCTCAAGTGGCTTGTAGCCAAGGAGTACCACGAGCTGCTGTCGCGCATGGTGGTGGTCATCAACCATCACCGGCCGGCGGCCAGCCGCAGAGATCGCAAGGCCACCGCACAACTGGTGCAGGCCACCGGCGATCATTTCCGTCGCCGAATCGGCGAGAAGCGCGTCTTCGTCCTGCCGTTCGATGAGCACCTGGCCACCAGCGCGGT
- a CDS encoding PE domain-containing protein, with protein MTMFLETPIIAAQAATEMTGAATTAGTLTGAAPAMLTAPPMGAEEVSAMLASAAAAHGGQFLAAAGTGTVQRALFGTSVAVASATYEAIGDLAKVALSL; from the coding sequence TTTTGGAGACTCCGATTATCGCCGCGCAGGCGGCCACGGAGATGACGGGGGCGGCGACAACCGCCGGTACCTTGACCGGCGCGGCGCCGGCGATGCTGACCGCACCGCCGATGGGCGCCGAGGAAGTCAGCGCGATGCTGGCTTCAGCTGCGGCGGCGCACGGCGGGCAGTTCCTGGCCGCGGCCGGCACCGGCACCGTGCAGCGCGCCTTGTTCGGCACGTCGGTGGCAGTGGCGTCGGCGACCTACGAAGCGATCGGCGACCTGGCCAAGGTCGCTCTGTCGTTGTAG
- a CDS encoding WXG100 family type VII secretion target — translation MPSSNGALNTDTGAMLEGARQLANIHMDLMASLQRYQTMNQNLTSSGFQGDAAIQSMTTTEDIRRTGTQVTQRFETVINTIKTSAAHYDSTNQQNRNVIGQVTGA, via the coding sequence ATGCCATCATCTAACGGCGCACTGAATACCGATACTGGGGCGATGCTCGAAGGGGCGCGCCAGCTCGCCAACATCCACATGGACCTCATGGCCTCGCTGCAGCGGTACCAGACCATGAACCAGAACCTGACGTCCAGCGGTTTCCAGGGCGATGCCGCGATCCAGTCGATGACTACCACCGAGGACATCCGCCGCACGGGCACCCAGGTGACCCAGCGGTTCGAGACGGTGATCAATACGATCAAAACCTCTGCGGCGCACTACGACTCGACCAACCAGCAGAACCGCAACGTCATCGGACAGGTTACCGGCGCTTAG
- a CDS encoding ESX secretion-associated protein EspG, with translation MTAALLGVRQLPEALKVRPVGSIAETVADHPGLEVLEAQGVCRGRVVDSDVAEWIGVLGRPDIEVDVVVSRPQTEPTGELGPPPLFNAPEDPYEAAAALAEWHRQRARRAAVICRRDDQWVSAVRLWRAGEDSIDDIVVTPLGTAPIGTSVTQVLGPGEPAQFHGINIETDVLRPILTDWQQHPHHDVVRELVHAGVSVPQARIIRSAADASATQATLAAAQFTIDGPQWASLALSISNTLSGRVLVSNSIAPDGQQWTTLLPGTGQAIETAVVELLESLPAGGDWTGHQRV, from the coding sequence TTGACAGCCGCGCTGCTCGGCGTTCGTCAGCTTCCCGAGGCCCTCAAAGTCCGGCCGGTGGGAAGTATCGCCGAAACGGTGGCTGATCACCCCGGACTCGAGGTGCTCGAAGCGCAGGGCGTGTGTCGCGGACGGGTCGTGGACAGCGATGTCGCAGAGTGGATCGGCGTATTAGGCCGTCCCGACATCGAGGTTGACGTCGTGGTGTCGCGGCCGCAGACCGAGCCGACCGGCGAACTCGGTCCTCCGCCACTGTTCAACGCACCCGAGGACCCGTATGAAGCGGCCGCGGCGCTGGCCGAGTGGCATCGGCAGCGTGCACGGCGCGCGGCGGTCATCTGCCGGCGCGATGATCAGTGGGTGTCGGCGGTGCGGTTGTGGCGGGCCGGTGAGGACTCCATCGACGACATTGTGGTGACACCACTGGGCACGGCCCCGATCGGCACGTCCGTCACCCAGGTGCTCGGTCCTGGTGAGCCCGCCCAATTTCATGGGATCAACATCGAAACTGATGTGCTGCGGCCCATCCTGACCGACTGGCAACAGCATCCGCACCATGACGTTGTCCGGGAGTTGGTGCATGCGGGGGTTTCGGTTCCGCAAGCGCGGATCATTCGCAGCGCCGCGGATGCCAGTGCCACGCAGGCGACGCTCGCGGCGGCACAGTTCACGATCGACGGGCCACAATGGGCGTCGCTGGCGTTGTCGATTTCGAACACGCTCAGCGGTCGTGTACTGGTCAGCAATTCGATTGCGCCCGATGGCCAGCAGTGGACGACGTTGCTGCCCGGGACGGGTCAGGCGATCGAGACTGCGGTCGTGGAGTTGCTTGAATCGTTGCCCGCAGGCGGTGACTGGACCGGCCATCAACGCGTCTAA